In the Bordetella genomosp. 10 genome, one interval contains:
- a CDS encoding DeoR/GlpR family DNA-binding transcription regulator — MWQEDRHRRIRSIVATLHSVTTDRIVDELGVSRETVRRDLIELEAQGALRRTHGGVVSLAPASASARGRGGAGRHERLIARAAAARVQAGQTVFIDAGEMALYLADALAAIEDLFVVTNAFTVALRLRAAAREGSARGPRVLVLGGDLSPHAEATQGDHTVAQIHRFRADAALLCPVGLDARHGASHDDLGAAEVARAMAGNARQVLLMADDTRLGAAARVSYWPAERIAAVFTNRRAQGQEGYDALAAAVGEIVIA, encoded by the coding sequence GGCGCATACGCAGCATCGTGGCCACCTTGCACAGCGTGACCACGGACCGCATCGTCGACGAGCTGGGCGTGTCGCGCGAAACCGTGCGGCGCGATCTCATCGAGCTCGAAGCGCAGGGCGCATTGCGGCGCACGCATGGCGGCGTGGTGTCGCTCGCGCCCGCATCCGCATCGGCGCGCGGACGCGGCGGCGCCGGCCGCCATGAACGGCTGATCGCGCGCGCGGCCGCCGCGCGCGTGCAAGCGGGCCAGACCGTTTTCATCGATGCGGGCGAGATGGCGCTTTACCTGGCCGATGCGCTGGCGGCGATCGAAGACCTGTTCGTCGTCACCAATGCGTTCACGGTGGCGCTGCGCTTGCGCGCGGCCGCCCGCGAAGGCAGCGCGCGCGGACCGCGTGTGCTGGTGCTGGGCGGCGACTTGTCGCCGCATGCCGAGGCCACGCAGGGCGATCATACGGTGGCGCAGATCCATCGCTTTCGTGCCGATGCCGCCCTGCTCTGCCCCGTCGGACTGGATGCGCGGCATGGCGCGTCGCACGACGACCTGGGCGCCGCGGAAGTGGCGCGCGCGATGGCGGGCAATGCGCGGCAGGTCTTGTTGATGGCCGACGATACGCGGCTGGGCGCGGCGGCGCGCGTCTCCTACTGGCCCGCCGAACGCATCGCGGCGGTGTTCACGAACCGGCGCGCGCAAGGCCAGGAAGGATACGACGCGCTGGCCGCGGCGGTGGGGGAAATCGTGATCGCGTGA
- a CDS encoding asparaginase — translation METSAVSGASEAHLPLVAVLATGGTIAGVQASATASSYVAGSISVAQLMASVPQLAGLARLRTEQVANVGSQNMTHAVWQALAARVQMLDADDDVQGVVVTHGTDTLEETAFFLALTAPACKPLVLVGAMRPATALSADGPANLYAAVALARHGMARERGPLVIMNGDIHTARDVQKVAASGINAFASPNGGRIGVMVGVDPLFHGPAQPMPHRYPLEALGPVEQWPRVAVVYAHADLQADVVDALAALYDGLVLAGVGDGNATDAAIDALKRAAAKGVAVVRASRTGSGYVGRGAEIDDGEAGFVAAGELSAQKARILLMLALTQTRDPARLQAIFDSR, via the coding sequence ATGGAAACGTCCGCGGTGTCCGGCGCGTCCGAGGCGCACCTGCCCCTGGTCGCCGTGCTTGCCACGGGCGGCACCATCGCGGGCGTGCAGGCCAGCGCCACGGCCTCGTCCTACGTGGCCGGCAGTATTTCCGTCGCGCAACTCATGGCGTCCGTGCCGCAGCTCGCCGGGCTCGCGCGCTTGCGCACCGAGCAGGTCGCCAACGTCGGCAGCCAGAACATGACGCACGCGGTCTGGCAGGCGCTGGCCGCGCGCGTGCAGATGCTGGACGCGGACGATGACGTGCAAGGCGTCGTCGTCACGCACGGCACGGACACGCTGGAGGAAACCGCCTTCTTTCTCGCCCTGACCGCGCCCGCGTGCAAGCCGCTGGTGCTCGTCGGCGCCATGCGTCCCGCGACGGCGCTGAGCGCGGACGGGCCCGCCAACCTGTATGCGGCGGTGGCGCTGGCGCGCCATGGCATGGCCAGGGAGCGCGGGCCACTGGTGATCATGAATGGCGACATCCATACGGCGCGCGACGTGCAGAAAGTCGCCGCGAGCGGCATCAATGCCTTCGCTTCGCCCAACGGCGGCCGCATCGGCGTGATGGTGGGCGTCGATCCGCTGTTCCACGGTCCCGCGCAGCCCATGCCTCATCGCTATCCGCTGGAGGCGCTGGGGCCCGTCGAGCAGTGGCCGCGCGTCGCCGTGGTGTATGCGCACGCGGACCTGCAGGCCGACGTCGTCGATGCGCTGGCGGCGCTGTACGACGGCCTGGTGCTGGCCGGCGTGGGCGACGGCAATGCGACGGACGCCGCGATCGACGCATTGAAACGCGCGGCCGCCAAGGGCGTGGCGGTGGTGCGCGCGAGCCGCACGGGCAGCGGCTATGTCGGCCGCGGGGCCGAGATCGACGACGGCGAGGCCGGCTTCGTCGCCGCCGGCGAACTGTCCGCGCAGAAGGCGCGCATCCTGCTGATGCTGGCATTGACGCAGACGCGCGATCCCGCGCGCCTGCAGGCGATCTTCGACAGCCGCTGA
- a CDS encoding ParB/RepB/Spo0J family partition protein → MATKKPKGLGRGLDALLGADAPAIETFSKKATKEVEGPPSVLPVARMRAGKYQPRTRMDEGALTELADSIRTQGIMQPILVRALPDLPGEYEIIAGERRFRAAQLAGLTEVPVLVRDVADEHAAVMALIENIQREDLNPLEEAHGVRRLLDEFGLTHEQAAQAIGRSRSATSNLLRLLNLAAPVQTMLLAGDVDMGHARALLAVDAATQIQLANLIVAKRLSVREAEKLVTAASMEAEPAERKKKAAASRDVTRLEEALSDFLGTRVALKIGARERGQIVIDFHGWDHLNALLEKQGMSGVLDEA, encoded by the coding sequence ATGGCGACAAAAAAACCTAAAGGCCTGGGGCGCGGGCTCGATGCCTTGCTGGGCGCCGACGCGCCCGCCATCGAAACCTTCAGCAAGAAGGCAACCAAGGAAGTAGAGGGCCCGCCGTCGGTGCTGCCGGTCGCCCGCATGCGCGCCGGCAAGTATCAGCCGCGCACGCGCATGGACGAAGGCGCGCTGACCGAGCTGGCGGATTCGATCCGCACGCAGGGCATCATGCAGCCCATCCTGGTGCGCGCGCTGCCGGACCTGCCCGGTGAATACGAAATCATCGCCGGCGAACGCCGTTTCCGCGCCGCGCAGTTGGCCGGCCTGACGGAAGTGCCCGTCCTCGTGCGCGACGTGGCCGACGAGCACGCCGCGGTGATGGCGCTGATCGAGAACATCCAGCGCGAAGACCTCAACCCCCTGGAAGAAGCGCATGGCGTGCGCCGCCTGCTGGACGAGTTCGGCCTGACGCACGAACAGGCCGCGCAGGCCATCGGCCGCTCGCGCTCCGCCACCAGCAATCTGCTGCGCCTGCTCAACCTCGCCGCGCCGGTGCAGACCATGCTGCTGGCCGGCGACGTGGACATGGGCCATGCGCGCGCCTTGCTGGCCGTCGACGCCGCGACGCAGATACAGTTGGCCAACCTGATCGTCGCCAAGCGCCTGTCGGTGCGCGAAGCCGAGAAACTCGTGACCGCCGCGAGCATGGAGGCCGAACCCGCCGAACGCAAGAAGAAGGCCGCCGCGTCGCGCGACGTCACGCGCCTGGAGGAAGCCTTGTCCGATTTCCTGGGCACCCGCGTTGCGTTGAAGATCGGCGCGCGCGAACGCGGACAGATCGTGATCGATTTCCATGGTTGGGATCATCTGAACGCGCTGCTTGAAAAGCAGGGCATGTCCGGCGTGCTCGACGAGGCCTGA
- a CDS encoding GNAT family N-acetyltransferase has product MQTIAADMEVTTRDPLSARMEEATLNATVVREQMLYDGWLVRWADAKARRARSINPVAAPLLDIEEKLAFCRAHYDRVGRPLIFRITSVCVDAALDAQLAQRGFERFDQTLVMAAELPLALPSTAPVLRYETVTPERFAEVTGALRDYGPEHMREHCRRLSGIAMPSARVLAHDKDGDIVGAGLAVMDGGLVGVFDVVVDPRARRRGYGRALVEHLLAQGRAHGARHAYLQVEMGNEAARGLYGAMGFAERYRYWYRAPQDNQLGKD; this is encoded by the coding sequence ATGCAGACGATAGCCGCCGACATGGAAGTGACCACCCGCGATCCGCTCAGCGCGCGCATGGAAGAAGCGACGCTGAACGCGACCGTGGTGCGTGAACAAATGCTTTACGACGGCTGGCTGGTGCGATGGGCCGATGCCAAGGCGCGCCGCGCGCGCAGCATCAATCCCGTCGCCGCGCCGTTGCTCGACATCGAGGAAAAACTGGCGTTCTGCCGCGCGCATTACGATCGCGTGGGCCGTCCCCTGATTTTCCGCATCACCTCGGTATGCGTGGACGCCGCGCTGGATGCGCAACTGGCGCAACGCGGCTTCGAGCGCTTCGACCAGACGCTGGTCATGGCGGCCGAGCTGCCGCTCGCATTGCCTTCCACGGCGCCGGTGTTGCGCTACGAGACCGTCACGCCCGAACGATTCGCCGAGGTCACCGGCGCACTGCGCGACTACGGTCCCGAGCATATGCGCGAGCACTGCCGGCGCCTCTCCGGCATCGCCATGCCCAGCGCGCGCGTGCTGGCGCACGACAAGGACGGCGATATCGTCGGCGCGGGCCTTGCCGTGATGGACGGCGGCCTGGTGGGCGTGTTCGACGTCGTCGTCGACCCGCGGGCAAGACGCCGCGGCTATGGCCGCGCGCTGGTGGAACATCTGCTGGCGCAAGGAAGGGCGCACGGCGCCCGCCATGCTTATTTGCAAGTCGAAATGGGGAATGAGGCCGCGCGCGGACTTTATGGGGCGATGGGCTTCGCCGAGCGCTACCGCTATTGGTACCGCGCGCCGCAAGATAACCAGCTTGGCAAGGATTGA
- a CDS encoding ParA family protein gives MSTTPPSKPARVFCIANQKGGVGKTTTAINLAAGLATHGKRVLLVDLDPQGNATMGSGIDKSSLESNLYQVLIGDTTIADARVHSEVGGYDVLPANRELAGAEIDLVQMEERERQLKAALDTVADDYDFVLIDCPPTLSLLTLNGLAAAHGVIIPMQCEYFALEGLSDLVNTIKRVHRNINPELRVIGLLRVMFDARMTLQQQVSAQLEAHFGDKVFSTIVPRNVRLAEAPSHGLPGVVYDRSSRGAQAYISFGAEMIERVKTLAG, from the coding sequence ATGAGCACTACTCCCCCCAGTAAACCCGCACGCGTATTCTGCATCGCCAATCAGAAGGGCGGCGTCGGCAAGACCACCACCGCCATCAACCTGGCCGCAGGGCTGGCGACGCACGGCAAGCGTGTCTTGCTGGTCGATCTCGATCCGCAGGGGAATGCCACCATGGGCAGCGGCATCGACAAGAGTTCGCTGGAGTCCAATCTCTATCAGGTGCTGATCGGCGACACCACCATCGCCGACGCGCGCGTGCATTCCGAAGTCGGCGGCTACGATGTGCTGCCGGCCAACCGGGAGCTGGCCGGCGCGGAAATCGACCTGGTCCAGATGGAGGAGCGCGAGCGCCAGCTCAAGGCCGCGCTCGACACGGTTGCGGACGACTACGATTTCGTCCTCATCGACTGCCCGCCCACCTTGTCCCTGCTGACGCTGAACGGCCTGGCCGCGGCGCATGGCGTGATCATCCCCATGCAGTGCGAATACTTCGCGCTGGAAGGGCTGTCCGACCTCGTCAACACCATCAAGCGCGTGCATCGCAATATCAATCCGGAGCTGCGCGTCATCGGCCTGCTGCGCGTGATGTTCGACGCGCGCATGACGCTGCAGCAGCAAGTGTCCGCGCAGCTCGAGGCGCACTTCGGCGACAAGGTCTTCTCGACCATCGTGCCGCGCAACGTGCGCCTGGCCGAAGCGCCCAGCCATGGCTTGCCGGGCGTGGTGTACGACCGTTCGTCGCGCGGCGCGCAAGCCTACATCTCGTTCGGCGCGGAGATGATAGAACGCGTCAAGACGCTCGCCGGTTGA
- the rsmG gene encoding 16S rRNA (guanine(527)-N(7))-methyltransferase RsmG — MKAAEGGATAAPSRASAQDPEARLRACCAALGLPVSDRQVGQLLDYLAQLQRWNRTYNLTALRDPAQMLVHHVFDSLAVVAPLDSAMPAAGKLYDIGAGAGLPGVILAIMRPDWRIACVDAVEKKTAFIRQMTGVLGLSNLQALHARVEQLEPAGCDVVTSRAFASLRDFADLAGRHVADGGTLVALKGKRPDDEIDELQSQGAWRVENIQPITVPDLDAQRCLIWMRRASGSLGTP; from the coding sequence ATGAAGGCGGCGGAGGGCGGCGCCACGGCCGCGCCGTCCCGCGCTTCGGCGCAGGATCCGGAGGCGCGCCTGCGGGCCTGCTGCGCTGCCCTGGGCCTTCCCGTGAGCGATCGCCAGGTCGGGCAGTTGCTGGACTATCTCGCGCAGTTGCAGCGCTGGAATCGCACCTACAACCTGACGGCGCTGCGCGATCCCGCACAGATGCTGGTCCACCATGTCTTCGACAGCCTGGCCGTCGTCGCGCCGCTGGACAGCGCCATGCCCGCCGCCGGCAAGCTTTACGACATCGGCGCGGGCGCGGGCCTGCCGGGCGTCATCCTGGCCATCATGCGGCCCGACTGGCGCATCGCGTGCGTCGACGCCGTTGAAAAAAAGACCGCCTTCATCCGCCAGATGACCGGCGTGCTCGGCCTGTCCAACCTGCAGGCGCTGCACGCGCGCGTCGAACAGTTGGAACCCGCCGGCTGCGACGTCGTGACCTCGCGCGCGTTCGCTTCGCTGCGCGACTTCGCCGACCTTGCCGGACGCCACGTGGCCGACGGTGGTACCCTCGTCGCCTTGAAGGGAAAAAGACCCGACGACGAAATCGACGAGTTGCAGTCGCAAGGTGCATGGCGCGTTGAAAACATCCAGCCCATCACCGTGCCGGACCTCGATGCGCAGCGCTGCCTTATCTGGATGCGCCGCGCAAGCGGAAGCCTAGGAACCCCATGA